A region from the Carassius carassius chromosome 33, fCarCar2.1, whole genome shotgun sequence genome encodes:
- the LOC132114298 gene encoding interferon-induced very large GTPase 1-like gives MRDIFPQTERSRTKKTEREQLLLMPDSSENTDTCVTGKIIPEQMTEDSTSNDSVKGEHKETTGVRPDQHLQQEKIGREKIKHLFHKLHLEGKRCNKLITSDVLQITEHSLQFHESCAEEELVQTFLQKVLMMNYRARYIHVNKTSQQDHTQETHIDLSEDNVDIFKAVSLSDKGTMQPEHIHPMDVQMAVFHCADGFLKQMMVTKLSQCQYALPLLVPDPFTQQTEFPLWTFRQINKSWKMRSINNEIISQTQPIYKAETPMVFFFRFGSVSSSKSQLMNSLINEKHNTFFHRNCPGSSRTRVLLDGVVEIAWFCPSGKNTDKFTECVAFCNLHGDAGDHEKKLQILTEISSVNVVLLPQLDRNDRHAAKIQNLYKGRKPLICIFTKDESTVTEMMKGKYKIGLKNRSQSDVSEELRRIINDCVSESSHTFRLEDVSKHPDVRVDEEDDDDCRRGREAAQQMMSLLEKRDLREIKDSFLPHQGKLWHQWSQKNRELHRPRTEEIEIYISRKQTEMMNIRQQQHSFKISDFIKFLTKKMNSDAEHEKMFFLKWLRILLDEYTSADLSALHHKYDETWSKAIKLKKKHGKSEQRKAEQKDLEKISEELQAVTFGLEHIMREIAQIYESCSFVNENKKDLQVNFSSLPTLAAEMMISGSPLELMDGDAAHVPVIWISAVLDELVQKLGDQRVFVLSVLGLRGSGKSTMLNAMFGLQSAVSAGRCTRGAFMQLIRVSDEMKTQMNTDYILVVETEGLHARELAGRSTKDHDNELATFVVGLGNLTLINIFGENPSEMQDILQIVVQAFLRMKKVRLNPSCVFVHQNIPDVRTGGRNMEGRRRLQETLDEMTNLAAKDEDSDAECFSDVIRFDVQNDVKYFTPLWEGNTLIAPPNPNYCENIQSSQRDIFPQTERSRTKKTEREQLLLMPGKIIKNNNIAANSDGGPKPAVQMPP, from the exons ATG AGAGACATATTTCCACAGACAGAGAGGTCACGGACcaagaagacagaaagagaacagCTTCTACTAATGccag attcATCTGAAAACACAGATACGTGTGTAACAGGAAAGATAATCCCTGAGCAAATGACTGAAGACTCTACATCTAATGACTCAGTAAAA GGAGAACACAAGGAAACCACAGGAGTCAGACCAGATCAACACCTACAACAGGAAAAGAttggaagagaaaaaataaagcatttatttcacaAACTTCATCTTGAAGGCAAGCGCTGCAATAAACTGATAACTTCAGATGTCCTTCAGATAACTGAACATTCTTTACAGTTCCATGAGTCTTGTGCTGAGGAGGAGCTGGTTCAGACTTTCCTACAAAAAGTACTCATGATGAACTACAGAGCAAGATACATTCATGTTAATAAGACAAGTCAACAGGATCACACACAAGAAACACATATTGACTTATCTGAAGATAATGTTGATATATTCAAGGCAGTGTCCTTGTCAGACAAAGGAACAATGCAGCCTGAGCACATTCACCCAATGGATGTTCAGATGGCCGTGTTTCACTGTGCTGATGGTTTCCTGAAGCAGATGATGGTGACTAAACTGTCCCAGTGTCAGTACGCTTTGCCTCTGCTTGTTCCTGATCCATTCACTCAACAGACTGAGTTTCCTCTCTGGACATTCAGACAAATCAACAAGAGCTGGAAGATGAGAAGCATCAACAATGAAATCATCAGTCAAACCCAGCCCATCTACAAGGCAGAAACTCCAATGGTGTTTTTCTTCAGGTTTGGCTCTGTGTCTTCATCCAAGTCTCAGCTGATGAACAGTCTGATCAATGAGAAACACAACACGTTCTTCCACAGGAACTGCCCAGGCAGCAGCAGAACCAGAGTCTTGTTGGATGGAGTGGTGGAGATCGCCTGGTTCTGCCCTTCTGGGAAAAACACAGATAAATTCACTGAGTGTGTAGCATTCTGTAATCTACATGGTGATGCAGGAGACCATGAGAAAAAGCTGCAGATCCTAACTGAAATTAGCTCAGTCAATGTTGTTCTTCTTCCACAACTTGACAGGAATGACAGACATGCAGCAAAGATCCAAAACCTGTACAAAGGCAGAAAGCCcctcatttgtatttttacaaagGATGAATCTACTGTAACAGAGATGATGAAAGGGAAATACAAAATTGGTTTGAAAAACAGAAGTCAGTCAGATGTATCTGAAGAACTCAGAAGAATTATAAATGATTGTGTCTCAGAATCGTCTCACACTTTCAGACTTGAAGATGTGTCCAAACACCCAGATGTCAGAGtagatgaagaagatgatgatgactgcaggagaggaagagaagcagcacagcAGATGATGAGTTTACTGGAGAAGAGGGATCTGAGAGAAATCAAAGACTCATTTCTGCCTCATCAGGGGAAACTGTGGCATCAGTGGAGTCAGAAGAACAGAGAACTACATCGCCCTCGAACAGAAGAGATAGAAATATACATCagtagaaaacaaacagaaatgatGAATATTCGTCAACAgcagcattcatttaaaatcagtGACTTCATTAAGTTCCTCactaaaaaaatgaactcagatGCTGAACACGAGAAGATGTTTTTCCTTAAATGGCTCAGAATCCTCTTGGATGAATATACTTCAGCTGACCTTTCTGCTCTACATCACAAATATGATGAAACATGGTCAAAAGctataaaactgaaaaagaaacaTGGTAAATCTGAACAACGCAAAGCTGAACAAAAAGACCTTGAGAAAATATCCGAGGAGCTTCAAGCTGTGACCTTTGGTTTGGAGCACATCATGAGAGAAATCGCTCAGATCTATGAATCATGTTCATTTGTTAATGAGAACAAGAAAGACCTCCAGGTTAACTTCTCTTCTCTCCCAACTCTTGCAGCAGAGATGATGATCTCTGGATCTCCACTGGAGCTGATGGATGGAGATGCTGCTCATGTTCCTGTGATCTGGATCTCTGCTGTTCTAGATGAACTCGTCCAGAAACTGGGAGACCAGAGAGTCTTTGTGCTGTCAGTTTTAGGGCTTCGAGGCTCTGGGAAATCCACCATGCTGAACGCCATGTTTGGACTGCAGTCTGCCGTCAGTGCTGGCAGGTGCACCAGAGGAGCCTTCATGCAGCTGATCAGAGTCTCAGACGAGATGAAAACACAGATGAACACTGACTATATTCTGGTTGTTGAAACAGAGGGCCTTCATGCTCGAGAACTGGCTGGAAGATCAACAAAAGATCATGACAATGAATTGGCAACATTTGTTGTTGGTCTTGGAAATCTGACTCTGATCAACATCTTTGGAGAAAACCCTTCTGAGATGCAGGACATTCTTCAGATTGTTGTTCAGGCTTTCCTGAGGATGAAGAAGGTCAGACTGAATcccagctgtgtgtttgtgcatcagAACATTCCAGATGTCAGAACTGGAGGGAGAAACATGGAGGGAAGGAGACGACTGCAGGAGACACTGGATGAGATGACAAACCTCGCTGCTAAAGATGAAGACTCTGATGCAGAATGTTTCAGTGATGTCATTAGATTTGATGTTCAGAATGATGTGAAGTATTTCACTCCACTCTGGGAGGGAAACACACTAATTGCTCCTCCAAACCCTAACTACTGTGAGAACATTCAATCTTCCCAGAGAGACATATTTCCACAGACAGAGAGGTCACGGACcaagaagacagaaagagaacagCTTCTACTAATGCcaggtaaaataataaaaaataataatatagctGCCAACAGCGATGGCGGGCCCAAACCAGCAGTGCAAATGCCACCCTAG
- the LOC132114073 gene encoding interferon-induced very large GTPase 1-like, with the protein MTEDSTSNDSVKGEHKETTGVRPDQHLQQEKIGREKIKHLFHKLHLEGKRCNKLITSDVLQITEHSLQFHESCAEEELVQTFLQKVLMMNYRARYIHVNKTSQQDHTQETHIDLSEDNVDIFKAVSLSDKGTMQPEHIHPMDVQMAVFHCADGFLKQMMVTKLSQCQYALPLLVPDPFTQQTEFPLWTFRQINKSWKMRSINNEIISQTQPIYKAETPMVFFFRFGSVSSSKSQLMNSLINEKHNTFFHRNCPGSSRTRVLLDGVVEIAWFCPSGKNTDKFTECVAFCNLHGDAGDHEKKLQILTEISSVNVVLLPQLDRNDRHAAKIQNLYKGRKPLICIFTKDESTVTEMMKGKYKIGLKNRSQSDVSEELRRIINDCVSESSHTFRLEDVSKHPDVRVDEEDDDDCRRGREAAQQMMSLLEKRDLREIKDSFLPHQGKLWHQWSQKNRELHRPRTEEIEIYISRKQTEMMNIRQQQHSFKISDFIKFLTKKMNSDAEHEKMFFLKWLRILLDEYTSADLSALHHKYDETWSKAIKLKKKHGKSEQRKAEQKDLEKISEELQAVTFGLEHIMREIAQIYESCSFVNENKKDLQVNFSSLPTLAAEMMISGSPLELMDGDAAHVPVIWISAVLDELVQKLGDQRVFVLSVLGLRGSGKSTMLNAMFGLQSAVSAGRCTRGAFMQLIRVSDEMKTQMNTDYILVVETEGLHARELAGRSTKDHDNELATFVVGLGNLTLINIFGENPSEMQDILQIVVQAFLRMKKVRLNPSCVFVHQNIPDVRTGGRNMEGRRRLQETLDEMTNLAAKDEDSDAECFSDVIRFDVQNDVKYFTPLWEGNTLIAPPNPNYCENIQELKKSILSHATQSHGMMLAHLKDHIKDIWEDILNERFIFRFRNALEISAYRKLETEYSKWSWSLRRAMMEYQNKLHNKIENEVIHEVDETDLQRELKKTSEEVSKSMSEFFEKDKDKDILIQWKTSFEIKIKELRENIIRETKRKLLEILQQRDLKKMIDALRTRHENTLYERSKELALKLKTKADDEERLNKKFDLIWKQSVKKIIKDTPAIKDIDIMRDVREILSANYGTPVDHSKTRSDVFSVMSYYDYVKVKRSSGFFSKAKESLGYALSKEDDIQIRSFVTDVVQQTDTMIQSFNISEMGYNICCIQQLTDYIKKRVTKYEEGSMKCVFKKQFFIDLVYSICKRANEMITDQHRLFRDANDPIIYFDKKIKNYYSIFQKYCHGAASASIFGEIICQKLKKSIEQSVYKKTARDLTDEMRMNCESLNGNRSNLEKNILKTLAEEEDFDKYMNYIHNPRDLFKSFIRDEVSQYITDKFSLSVFPRMKDNIELLQQKIMRAAHESTEHVQENRGDAGLWLKSFTQQLSDELIFPEEHFSGVKLDYVDLKLLEDVIRQELTALMSEISSRFNTETFPVDLDYKFRPDEIVIDHLCHCCWVQCPFCGATCNKTLENHDGDHSVGFHRVTGIAGLFYRGSRDLAVKICTSAVANRNQYFYPNNSDNLLPSTEYRKAGGVYADWSIPPDLSDLPYWKWFVCRFKDDLEKIYDKTFVCSEIPDKWRKYSKQEAIQSLNQYI; encoded by the exons ATGACTGAAGACTCTACATCTAATGACTCAGTAAAA GGAGAACACAAGGAAACCACAGGAGTCAGACCAGATCAACACCTACAACAGGAAAAGAttggaagagaaaaaataaagcatttatttcacaAACTTCATCTTGAAGGCAAGCGCTGCAATAAACTGATAACTTCAGATGTCCTTCAGATAACTGAACATTCTTTACAGTTCCATGAGTCTTGTGCTGAGGAGGAGCTGGTTCAGACTTTCCTACAAAAAGTACTCATGATGAACTACAGAGCAAGATACATTCATGTTAATAAGACAAGTCAACAGGATCACACACAAGAAACACATATTGACTTATCTGAAGATAATGTTGATATATTCAAGGCAGTGTCCTTGTCAGACAAAGGAACAATGCAGCCTGAGCACATTCACCCAATGGATGTTCAGATGGCCGTGTTTCACTGTGCTGATGGTTTCCTGAAGCAGATGATGGTGACTAAACTGTCCCAGTGTCAGTACGCTTTGCCTCTGCTTGTTCCTGATCCATTCACTCAACAGACTGAGTTTCCTCTCTGGACATTCAGACAAATCAACAAGAGCTGGAAGATGAGAAGCATCAACAATGAAATCATCAGTCAAACCCAGCCCATCTACAAGGCAGAAACTCCAATGGTGTTTTTCTTCAGGTTTGGCTCTGTGTCTTCATCCAAGTCTCAGCTGATGAACAGTCTGATCAATGAGAAACACAACACGTTCTTCCACAGGAACTGCCCAGGCAGCAGCAGAACCAGAGTCTTGTTGGATGGAGTGGTGGAGATCGCCTGGTTCTGCCCTTCTGGGAAAAACACAGATAAATTCACTGAGTGTGTAGCATTCTGTAATCTACATGGTGATGCAGGAGACCATGAGAAAAAGCTGCAGATCCTAACTGAAATTAGCTCAGTCAATGTTGTTCTTCTTCCACAACTTGACAGGAATGACAGACATGCAGCAAAGATCCAAAACCTGTACAAAGGCAGAAAGCCcctcatttgtatttttacaaagGATGAATCTACTGTAACAGAGATGATGAAAGGGAAATACAAAATTGGTTTGAAAAACAGAAGTCAGTCAGATGTATCTGAAGAACTCAGAAGAATTATAAATGATTGTGTCTCAGAATCGTCTCACACTTTCAGACTTGAAGATGTGTCCAAACACCCAGATGTCAGAGtagatgaagaagatgatgatgactgcaggagaggaagagaagcagcacagcAGATGATGAGTTTACTGGAGAAGAGGGATCTGAGAGAAATCAAAGACTCATTTCTGCCTCATCAGGGGAAACTGTGGCATCAGTGGAGTCAGAAGAACAGAGAACTACATCGCCCTCGAACAGAAGAGATAGAAATATACATCagtagaaaacaaacagaaatgatGAATATTCGTCAACAgcagcattcatttaaaatcagtGACTTCATTAAGTTCCTCactaaaaaaatgaactcagatGCTGAACACGAGAAGATGTTTTTCCTTAAATGGCTCAGAATCCTCTTGGATGAATATACTTCAGCTGACCTTTCTGCTCTACATCACAAATATGATGAAACATGGTCAAAAGctataaaactgaaaaagaaacaTGGTAAATCTGAACAACGCAAAGCTGAACAAAAAGACCTTGAGAAAATATCCGAGGAGCTTCAAGCTGTGACCTTTGGTTTGGAGCACATCATGAGAGAAATCGCTCAGATCTATGAATCATGTTCATTTGTTAATGAGAACAAGAAAGACCTCCAGGTTAACTTCTCTTCTCTCCCAACTCTTGCAGCAGAGATGATGATCTCTGGATCTCCACTGGAGCTGATGGATGGAGATGCTGCTCATGTTCCTGTGATCTGGATCTCTGCTGTTCTAGATGAACTCGTCCAGAAACTGGGAGACCAGAGAGTCTTTGTGCTGTCAGTTTTAGGGCTTCGAGGCTCTGGGAAATCCACCATGCTGAACGCCATGTTTGGACTGCAGTCTGCCGTCAGTGCTGGCAGGTGCACCAGAGGAGCCTTCATGCAGCTGATCAGAGTCTCAGACGAGATGAAAACACAGATGAACACTGACTATATTCTGGTTGTTGAAACAGAGGGCCTTCATGCTCGAGAACTGGCTGGAAGATCAACAAAAGATCATGACAATGAATTGGCAACATTTGTTGTTGGTCTTGGAAATCTGACTCTGATCAACATCTTTGGAGAAAACCCTTCTGAGATGCAGGACATTCTTCAGATTGTTGTTCAGGCTTTCCTGAGGATGAAGAAGGTCAGACTGAATcccagctgtgtgtttgtgcatcagAACATTCCAGATGTCAGAACTGGAGGGAGAAACATGGAGGGAAGGAGACGACTGCAGGAGACACTGGATGAGATGACAAACCTCGCTGCTAAAGATGAAGACTCTGATGCAGAATGTTTCAGTGATGTCATTAGATTTGATGTTCAGAATGATGTGAAGTATTTCACTCCACTCTGGGAGGGAAACACACTAATTGCTCCTCCAAACCCTAACTACTGTGAGAACATTCAAGAATTAAAGAAATCTATTCTTTCTCATGCCACACAATCACATGGAATGATGCTGGCACACTTAAAAGATCATATTAAAGATATCTGGGAGGATATACTAAATGAACGATTCATCTTCAGATTCAGAAATGCTCTGGAGATTTCAGCCTACAGGAAACTGGAGACCGAATATAGCAAGTGGTCGTGGAGTCTTCGCAGAGCCATGATGGAATATCAGAACAAGTTACACAACAAAATAGAAAATGAAGTAATTCATGAGGTTGATGAAACTGATCTTCAAAGAGAACTAAAGAAGACAAGTGAAGAAGTGAGTAAATCAATGTCTGAATTCTTTGAGAAAGACAAGGATAAAGATATACTGATTCAGTGGAAAACATcatttgaaatcaaaatcaaaGAGCTTCGGGAAAACATTATCAGAGAAACAAAGAGGAAATTACTTGAGATTCTTCAGCAGCGAGACCTGAAGAAAATGATTGATGCTTTGAGGACGCGACATGAAAACACTCTCTATGAAAGGAGCAAAGAACTTGCCTTAAAACTCAAAACCAAAGCAGACGATGAAGAAAGACTGAataaaaagtttgatttgatttggaAACAGAGTGTGAAGAAGATCATCAAAGACACTCCTGCAATCAAAGACATTGATATAATGAGAGATGTGAGAGAGATCCTCAGTGCCAACTATGGAACTCCTGTAGATCACTCGAAGACGAGAAGCGATGTTTTCTCAGTGATGAGTTATTATGATTATGTAAAGGTAAAAAGATCCAGTGGATTTTTCTCAAAAGCTAAAGAGAGTCTTGGTTATGCTCTATCAAAAGAGGATGACATCCAAATAAGATCATTCGTTACAGATGTTGTTCAGCAGACAGACACAATGATTCAGTCATTTAATATTTCAGAGATGGGATACAACATCTGCTGCATTCAACAACTCACAGATTATATCAAGAAAAGAGTAACAAAATATGAGGAAGGATCTATGAAATGTGTGTTCAAGAAACAATTCTTCATTGATTTGGTTTATTCCATCTGTAAGAGAGCAAATGAAATGATTACTGACCAGCACAGACTGTTCAGAGATGCCAATGATCCTATCATATATtttgacaagaaaataaaaaattactacaGTATTTTCCAGAAATACTGTCATGGAGCTGCATCAGCATCAATTTTTGGAGAGATCATCTGTCAGAAACTTAAAAAGTCCATTGAGCAGAGTGTCTACAAGAAGACTGCCAGAGATCTGACAGATGAAATGAGAATGAACTGTGAATCACTGAATGGAAACCGATCAAATCTGGAGAAAAACATCTTGAAGACACTGGCAGAAGAGGAGGATTTTGACAAATACATGAACTACATTCACAATCCCAGAGATCTCTTCAAGAGTTTCATCAGAGATGAGGTCAGTCAGTACATCACTGATAAGTTCAGTCTCAGTGTTTTCCCCAGGATGAAGGACAACATTGAACTCCTGCAGCAGAAGATCATGAGAGCAGCACatgaatctactgaacatgttcaagagaacagaggagaTGCTGGTTTGTGGTTGAAGAGTTTCACACAGCAGCTCTCAGATGAGCTGATCTTCCCTGAAGAACACTTCAGTGGAGTGAAACTTGATTATGTTGATTTGAAACTCCTAGAAGATGTGATACGACAAGAACTTACTGCTTTAATGTCTGAGATCAGCAGTAGATTCAACACAGAGACATTTCCAGTAGATCTGGACTATAAATTCAGGCCAGATGAGATTGTAATTGACCACTTGTGTCATTGCTGTTGGGTTCAGTGTCCGTTCTGTGGAGCCACATGCAACAAAACCTTAGAAAACCATGATGGAGATCACAGTGTTGGTTTCCACAGAGTAACTGGAATTGCAGGGTTATTTTACAGAGGATCAAGAGACTTAGCTGTTAAAATCTGCACATCAGCAGTAGCAAACAGAAATCAGTATTTTTATCCCAATAACTCAGATAATTTACTCCCCAGCACAGAATACAGAAAAGCAGGAGGAGTTTATGCAGACTGGAGCATCCCCCCAGACCTGTCTGATCTGCCTTACTGGAAGTGGTTTGTGTGCAGATTCAAAGACGATCTGGAAAAAATCTACGATAAAACTTTTGTGTGTAGTGAGATTCCAGACAAATGGAGAAAATACTCAAAACAAGAAGCGATTCAAAGTCTGAATCAATACATCTAA